From the Brassica napus cultivar Da-Ae chromosome A8, Da-Ae, whole genome shotgun sequence genome, one window contains:
- the BNAA08G08490D gene encoding protein RGF1 INDUCIBLE TRANSCRIPTION FACTOR 1: protein MAIEDQENTIREIKPKNRRIMGAGGPEEEDNRQPPWLKPLLQEKFFGHCKFHVDSHKSECNMYCLDCTNGPLCSLCLAHHKNHHTIQIRRSSYHDVIRVNEIQKHIDISGIQTYVINSAKVIFLNERPQPRPGKGVTNTCKVCYRSLVDDSFRFCSLGCKIAGASRGFEKGRKNLVMESDDSSSSIGIGKNIQSFSPSTPPLTASSHCRIAKRRKGIPHRSPMG, encoded by the exons ATGGCGATCGAGGATCAAGAGAATACCATCCGAGAAATCAAGCCTAAGAACAGAAGAATCATG GGAGCTGGTGGACCGGAGGAGGAAGATAACAGGCAGCCGCCATGGCTGAAACCTCTGCTTCAGGAGAAATTCTTTGGTCACTGCAAGTTTCATGTTGACTCTCACAAGAGTGAATGCAACATGTACTGCTTAGACTGTACCAACGGTCCGCTTTGCTCTCTCTGTCTTGCCCATCACAAGAATCATCACACCATTCAG ATAAGGAGATCTTCTTATCATGATGTTATAAGGGTGAATGAGATACAAAAGCATATTGATATATCAGGGATCCAAACGTATGTGATCAATAGTGCTAAAGTCATCTTCTTGAACGAGAGGCCTCAGCCTAGGCCCGGGAAAGGTGTGACCAATACCTGCAAGGTTTGCTATCGTAGCCTCGTTGATGATAGCTTCCGCTTCTGCTCTCTTGGCTGCAag ATTGCTGGAGCATCTAGAGGATTTGAAAAGGGAAGGAAGAACCTTGTGATGGAATCAGATGATTCAAGTAGCAGCATTGGAATTGGGAAGAACATTCAGAGTTTCAGCCCATCAACACCTCCACTTACTGCATCTAGTCACTGCAGAATCGCCAAGCGAAGAAAGGGAATCCCTCACCGGTCTCCAATGGGATAA
- the LOC106360846 gene encoding ubiquitin carboxyl-terminal hydrolase 20-like, whose amino-acid sequence MLVANSEFSSSILPRSPLIPNPVETIDESIGNNQVSFSTEEVSVPPRNSDEPLSTPLDETLIAPSPLRLEHGECSDAQVMNKPINHSKRNDTHLDICLSKSPDNRQQWSPNVSPGSDTDVDSGNQPLWRFRQKPPEIVESPCVGAGLLNLGNSCFINSVLQCFTHTVPLIESLYAYQYEDPCNCNQRFCVIRALRYHIGVALETTSVFSISPVYFFNNLRCFSPDFRRYQQEDAHEFLHAFLNKLEICCLNRRNDVNFVQHIFGGRLVSELRCCNCNYVSETFEDSLGLSLEIEDVDNLQSALDSFTRVEKLEEQMKCDNCDEKVSKEKRLLLQNLPQVITFHLKRFKNNGYFMLKNCNYVEFPLELDLQPYMSNDQVAAKYYLYALVKHYGSLAYGHYSSFVRSAPSIWHKFNDKQVTRVDEDCVLSQNSYILFYAREGTPWFSTAIEELHPMTEEDTSSEYPSPKSVSDPSNEECSSEISSENVSKKGCGSAGVSDLLHVETEESCGTHSDEPKEDNELSQSEESSDEESSMEVLLDQHDPDDDSNNSCTEKEADSCFATERATTGVAFSPYLIGSSPKKPEGNFQIQLERVEAKKNYEEEEPYKQPLLISLMKKPPPRDRELGEAMSTSGSAQKKLKTS is encoded by the exons ATGCTGGTGGCTAATTCCGAGTTCTCTTCATCTATTTTACCTCGTTCGCCGTTAATACCAAACCCCGTCGAAACCATAGACGAGTCGATTGGTAATAATCAGGTCTCGTTCTCGACGGAGGAGGTCTCAGTTCCGCCTCGAAACTCGGATGAGCCTCTCTCTACTCCGTTGGACGAAACCCTAATCGCGCCTTCTCCGTTACGTCTTGAGCACGGCGAGTGCAGTGATGCTCAAGTCATGAACAAGCCTATAAATCACTCTAAGAGAAACGATACACACTTGGACATTTGTTTGTCTAAATCTCCAGATAATCGCCAACAATGGTCTCCCAATGTTTCACCTGGATCCGATACTGATGTTGACTCAGGGAACCAACCCTTGTGGAGATTCAGACAAAAACCTCCAGAGATCGTGGAATCCCCTTGTGTT GGTGCTGGACTTTTGAACCTAGGCAACAGCTGTTTCATTAACTCAGTCTTGCAATGTTTCACTCACACCGTGCCTCTTATCGAGAGCCTCTACGCATACCAATATGAAGACCCTTGTAACT GCAACCAGAGGTTCTGTGTGATAAGGGCTCTTCGATATCACATTGGTGTTGCACTCGAGACCACTTCAGTATTTTCAATATCTCCGGTCTATTTCTTTAACAATCTCCGTT GTTTTTCACCTGACTTCCGGCGTTACCAACAAGAAGACGCACATGAGTTTCTACATGCGTTTCTGAATAAGTTGGAGATATGTTGTTTGAATCGAAGAAATGATGTTAACTTTGTTCAACATATCTTTGGTGGTCGTCTCGTCAGTGAG CTTCGTTGCTGCAACTGCAACTACGTTTCCGAGACATTTGAAGATTCTCTTGGGTTGAGTTTGGAAATTGAAGATGTTGATAACCTTCAAAGTGCACTAGATTCCTTTACTCGTGTAGAAAAACTTGAAGAGCAAATGAAGTGTGATAACTGTGATGAAAAAGTTTCAAAGGAGAAGCGACTCTTGCTACAAAATTTGCCACAGGTTATCACATTTCACTTGAAGAGATTCAAGAATAATGGATATTTCATGCTGAAGAACTGTAACTATGTCGAGTTTCCGTTGGAGTTAGACTTGCAACCATATATGAGCAATGACCAA GTTGCTGCAAAATATTATCTTTATGCTCTTGTGAAGCATTATGGATCATTAGCTTATGGTCATTACTCTTCCTTTGTGAGGTCAGCCCCAAGTATATGGCATAAGTTTAATGACAAACAG GTCACTAGAGTCGATGAAGATTGTGTGTTATCACAAAATTCATATATTCTTTTCTATGCAAGAGAAGGGACTCCATGGTTTTCAACAGCCATTGAAGAGTTACATCCAATGACCGAAGAAGATACTAGCTCGGAATATCCTTCGCCAAAGTCCGTCTCTGATCCTAGCAACGAGGAGTGTTCATCTGAAATCAGTTCTGAGAATGTATCCAAAAAGGGATGTGGCTCAGCGGGAGTATCAGACCTATTACATGTCGAGACAGAAGAGAGTTGTGGAACCCACTCCGACGAGCCTAAGGAAGATAATGAGTTGTCTCAATCTGAAGAGTCTAGTGATGAGGAATCTTCCATGGAAGTGCTTTTGGACCAGCATGATCCTGATGATGATTCCAACAACTCATGCACTGAGAAAGAAGCAGATTCTTGTTTTGCCACTGAAAGAGCTACAACTGGTGTTGCCTTTTCTCCTTATTTGATAGGCTCGTCACCAAAAAAGCCGG AAGGAAATTTTCAAATTCAACTCGAACGAGTGGAAGCTAAAAAGAactatgaagaagaagaaccttaCAAGCAACCATTACTAATAAGCCTCATGAAGAAACCTCCACCACGTGATAGAGAGTTGGGCGAAGCTATGTCTACATCTGGTTCtgcacaaaaaaaactaaaaacatcatGA